A section of the Atribacterota bacterium genome encodes:
- a CDS encoding MurR/RpiR family transcriptional regulator — translation MAKPSSLQDKIEKVLSQMSESQRKTAYYLLENYDKAAFLTAAKMGKEVGVSESTIVRFASLLGYNGFPELQESLQNMVKRQLTTVNQLKSSINKVYKGKNVLYQILQSDIDNLEKTMNEISAHSFEKIISYILNADVIYIVGLRTATSVSLFFYQALSLFLSNVRSITSFGMEDLFERIADINNKDLLIAISFPRYTRRTVEILDLAIKKGAKTAAITDNIISPIAQKSDIALIARSNLNSFVNSFTAPLSVINAIVTAVSIKKGKQTFEKLSKLEEIWDEYNIFY, via the coding sequence ATGGCTAAACCATCCTCTTTGCAAGACAAGATTGAAAAGGTGCTTTCCCAGATGAGTGAAAGCCAGAGGAAGACTGCTTATTACTTACTAGAAAACTATGATAAAGCTGCCTTTTTAACTGCTGCCAAGATGGGCAAAGAAGTAGGTGTTAGTGAATCAACCATTGTCCGTTTTGCCAGTTTATTGGGGTATAATGGATTTCCGGAACTGCAAGAATCTCTTCAAAATATGGTTAAAAGACAGTTAACAACAGTTAACCAGTTGAAGAGTTCTATCAATAAAGTGTATAAGGGCAAGAACGTATTATATCAGATTTTGCAGTCTGATATAGATAATTTAGAAAAGACTATGAATGAGATTTCGGCCCATTCTTTTGAAAAAATAATATCTTATATTTTAAATGCAGATGTAATTTATATTGTTGGATTGAGAACCGCTACTTCAGTATCTTTGTTTTTTTATCAAGCTTTAAGTCTTTTCCTAAGCAATGTCAGGAGTATTACCTCCTTTGGTATGGAAGATTTATTTGAGCGGATTGCCGATATAAATAATAAGGATCTGTTGATTGCTATCAGTTTTCCTCGTTACACCAGAAGAACGGTGGAAATACTGGATCTAGCTATTAAAAAAGGTGCTAAAACAGCTGCTATAACCGATAATATTATTTCACCTATTGCCCAGAAGTCAGATATTGCGCTAATAGCAAGAAGCAATCTCAATTCTTTTGTTAACTCCTTTACTGCTCCTTTAAGTGTTATAAATGCTATTGTTACAGCAGTAAGTATAAAAAAAGGAAAGCAAACCTTCGAAAAATTATCTAAACTGGAAGAAATATGGGATGAATATAACATTTTTTATTAG
- a CDS encoding cyclodeaminase/cyclohydrolase family protein produces the protein MLKDMKIKNFMDLLASRSATPGGGSVAALTGAMGAALLSMVSNLTVGKEKYQDVEEEIKELLKKSERLRATLEELMEKDIEAFNQLMAVMKLPKTNEEEKKDRNQKMQIALIEAAKVPLAVARKSKELIDMCQEMARKGNKNAISDVGVGVLLAEAAFNGAVINVKVNMNLIKDENLKKELTEEIKSLTGLIKGEKDRVLEIVLQRL, from the coding sequence ATGCTAAAAGATATGAAAATAAAGAATTTTATGGATTTACTTGCTTCAAGATCTGCTACACCAGGAGGAGGAAGTGTGGCAGCATTGACTGGCGCTATGGGAGCTGCTTTACTTTCCATGGTCAGTAATCTAACAGTGGGGAAAGAAAAATATCAGGACGTGGAGGAAGAAATTAAAGAATTACTTAAAAAAAGTGAAAGATTAAGAGCAACTCTGGAAGAACTTATGGAAAAAGATATAGAGGCATTTAATCAACTTATGGCAGTTATGAAATTACCTAAGACCAATGAGGAAGAAAAGAAAGACAGAAACCAGAAGATGCAAATTGCTTTAATAGAAGCAGCTAAAGTACCATTAGCAGTAGCCCGAAAAAGTAAAGAATTAATAGATATGTGCCAGGAGATGGCCAGAAAGGGAAATAAGAATGCAATAAGTGATGTAGGGGTGGGAGTGTTACTGGCAGAAGCTGCCTTTAATGGTGCTGTAATTAATGTAAAAGTAAATATGAATTTGATTAAAGATGAAAATCTAAAAAAGGAACTCACTGAAGAAATAAAAAGCCTTACTGGTTTGATAAAAGGAGAAAAAGACAGAGTTTTAGAAATAGTATTACAAAGACTATAA
- a CDS encoding KamA family radical SAM protein gives MKTKEKLKEKLWYILPEIYDILTASQDLEEARKKLFNFCKDLEWTYREGLRPLHKLDFGITLEAIKVFTNLISKRNEKIAGFSTLQYLWEQVQNELEGHREPSESFLEECRHLFLAMSGKSNIARGWLGPVLEKEGIKMIDFQKLKGREAGKARSNYLDQLYNKVDEYINRYPSGLDNKLIRERQQNVHKIRDFFSASEEDWYDYQWQIKHIFKDKEGLEQLKQLVPMTQEDIKAIELALGQGIPFGITPYYLSLFDFSRADRKHDYQVRSQVIPPMHYVQLMGEHRQERNYYFDFMGEHDTSPEELITRRYPMISILKPYDTCPQICVYCQRNWEITGPMLPEGMPTKEKIDQAISWFSDHPSMRDVLITGGDPLALDDELIKYIMDRLCSFKHVVNIRWGSRIFVTLPYRVTHKLAELLSKYVEPGKRNVAMVTHIESAAEITPDLSEAVRKIRNKGIYIYNQLVYTLENSRRFQNASTRIAMKKAGVDPYYTFYPKGKIEHKDYLIPVARLWQERKEEARLLPGIFRTDEPVFNVPRLGKNHIRAWQDRELIALTPEGQRVYLWHPWEKGIAPVEPYLYRDISIYEYLQELQDRGEDIKEYSSIWYYY, from the coding sequence ATGAAGACTAAAGAAAAGCTGAAGGAAAAATTATGGTATATTCTACCCGAGATATATGATATTTTAACTGCCAGCCAGGATCTGGAGGAAGCCAGGAAAAAACTTTTTAATTTCTGTAAGGACTTAGAATGGACTTATCGTGAGGGATTAAGGCCACTTCATAAATTAGATTTTGGAATTACCTTAGAAGCAATTAAGGTATTTACCAATCTAATATCAAAACGCAATGAAAAGATAGCAGGATTCAGTACTCTGCAGTATCTATGGGAGCAAGTGCAAAATGAGCTTGAAGGGCATCGAGAACCATCAGAGTCTTTTTTAGAAGAATGCCGCCACCTCTTTTTAGCTATGTCTGGAAAATCAAATATAGCTCGCGGTTGGTTAGGTCCTGTTCTAGAAAAAGAAGGTATTAAAATGATTGACTTTCAGAAGCTTAAAGGAAGGGAAGCCGGTAAAGCACGATCAAATTACCTAGACCAACTCTATAATAAAGTAGATGAATATATTAACCGTTATCCCTCCGGTTTAGACAATAAATTAATCAGAGAACGACAGCAGAATGTCCATAAAATTAGAGATTTCTTCTCGGCAAGCGAAGAGGACTGGTATGACTATCAATGGCAGATTAAGCATATCTTTAAAGATAAAGAGGGATTGGAACAATTAAAACAGCTGGTTCCTATGACCCAGGAGGACATCAAGGCTATAGAGCTTGCCTTAGGTCAAGGTATTCCCTTTGGTATCACTCCCTATTATCTGTCACTCTTTGACTTCTCCCGTGCCGATCGGAAACATGATTATCAAGTACGTTCCCAGGTAATTCCACCCATGCATTATGTGCAATTGATGGGAGAACATCGTCAGGAAAGGAATTATTATTTTGACTTCATGGGAGAGCATGATACCTCTCCGGAAGAACTTATTACCAGACGCTATCCCATGATCTCCATACTAAAACCTTATGATACCTGTCCCCAGATCTGTGTTTATTGTCAGCGTAACTGGGAAATTACCGGACCCATGTTGCCAGAAGGAATGCCCACCAAAGAAAAGATTGACCAGGCCATTTCCTGGTTTTCGGATCATCCATCCATGCGTGACGTACTGATTACCGGAGGAGATCCTTTAGCTTTAGATGATGAACTTATTAAGTACATAATGGATAGATTGTGTTCCTTCAAACATGTGGTTAATATTCGCTGGGGAAGTCGTATCTTTGTCACCTTACCCTATCGTGTCACACATAAGTTAGCTGAATTACTATCGAAATATGTAGAACCAGGCAAACGTAATGTTGCTATGGTAACTCACATTGAAAGTGCTGCGGAGATAACTCCTGATTTATCGGAAGCGGTAAGAAAGATAAGGAATAAGGGTATTTATATCTATAATCAATTGGTTTATACTCTGGAGAACAGTCGCCGTTTCCAGAATGCCTCTACCCGTATTGCCATGAAGAAGGCAGGGGTTGATCCGTACTACACTTTCTATCCTAAGGGTAAGATTGAACATAAGGATTATCTAATTCCCGTAGCACGTCTCTGGCAGGAGCGCAAGGAAGAAGCTCGCCTCTTACCTGGAATTTTCCGTACTGATGAGCCGGTATTTAATGTACCTCGTCTGGGGAAAAATCATATTAGAGCCTGGCAGGATCGAGAATTAATAGCTTTAACTCCTGAAGGACAGAGAGTCTATCTCTGGCACCCGTGGGAAAAAGGGATTGCGCCAGTGGAACCCTATCTATACCGGGATATCTCTATCTATGAATATTTACAGGAATTACAGGACAGGGGAGAAGATATTAAGGAATACAGTTCTATTTGGTATTATTACTAA